The following proteins are co-located in the Pyrococcus abyssi GE5 genome:
- a CDS encoding carbohydrate ABC transporter permease, giving the protein MNEKTAFMLKKIAFYAFIFTVVAWILIPIIVSTLYAFSTKADYYNPHKVIPTSFTSQWVKTILFTLGAWSGIKNSIIVAVLTIIISFLLGIPAGYAIARYVFKGKDTIKLSIVALRMFPIPVMAIPLVVLYIKLNLIDTLLGVALAHTAMALPFVVLITSSIFAGVDKELEEAGMVFGLTRWGAFKSITLPLALPGLAAAAMFTFVMSWNEVFVASILTLKNRTLPAQILSIVAGAAGGAAPAYYKFAAAFIMILPAMLFIFFARRYLVTMWGITLR; this is encoded by the coding sequence GTGAATGAGAAAACGGCATTTATGTTAAAGAAAATTGCATTTTACGCTTTTATCTTCACGGTAGTCGCTTGGATTCTAATCCCGATAATAGTTTCAACGCTCTACGCCTTCTCAACGAAGGCCGATTACTATAACCCCCACAAGGTCATTCCAACGAGTTTCACAAGTCAGTGGGTTAAGACAATACTCTTCACGCTTGGGGCGTGGAGTGGTATAAAGAATAGCATAATAGTCGCAGTCCTCACGATAATCATAAGCTTCTTACTTGGAATTCCCGCCGGATACGCGATAGCTAGGTACGTTTTCAAAGGAAAAGATACCATAAAATTATCAATAGTCGCGTTAAGGATGTTTCCAATTCCAGTAATGGCCATTCCATTAGTTGTTCTCTACATAAAACTAAACTTAATAGATACCCTCCTGGGGGTAGCTTTAGCCCATACAGCCATGGCGTTACCTTTCGTTGTTCTTATAACGTCTAGCATATTTGCCGGCGTTGATAAGGAGCTTGAAGAGGCTGGAATGGTTTTCGGATTAACGAGATGGGGTGCATTCAAGAGCATAACTCTACCACTGGCTTTGCCAGGATTGGCCGCTGCCGCAATGTTCACCTTCGTCATGAGCTGGAATGAGGTTTTCGTAGCATCTATACTAACCCTGAAGAATAGAACTTTGCCTGCTCAAATACTCTCGATAGTCGCAGGGGCAGCCGGTGGGGCCGCTCCAGCTTATTACAAGTTCGCCGCTGCATTCATAATGATATTACCCGCAATGCTGTTCATATTTTTTGCCAGGAGGTATCTGGTAACGATGTGGGGTATAACCTTGAGGTGA
- a CDS encoding carbohydrate ABC transporter permease has product MNIKSKYIPYLLLTPAVVYLLFFIGYPLIQALYLAFTKNGAFSLDTVRRAISDPTFWEALKYTILLALVIVPVQLILALVLALAVNRAFKGKDLTIYALVIPLTISDVAAGLIWYTMLSDYGFINKLLLNLGIISSPIHFFGYEYRMMEFLAIVIAEVWRATAIVFVIILAGLQMISREYLEAAEVFGAGYWTRLRRIVIPMLKPSIQSALIIRTLFAMQVFGVVWILAGRDIPVLAGEGFYQLTEIKDYGVASIYALTIALLSIFLGALYVKFLKAEYLEVRT; this is encoded by the coding sequence ATGAATATCAAATCTAAGTATATCCCATACCTCCTTCTCACGCCTGCCGTTGTGTATTTGCTATTCTTCATTGGTTATCCCCTTATTCAAGCCCTTTATTTAGCTTTCACAAAGAATGGAGCTTTTTCTCTTGATACCGTTAGGAGGGCAATCTCCGACCCTACCTTTTGGGAAGCTTTGAAATATACGATTTTACTTGCACTCGTTATAGTTCCCGTCCAACTAATTCTCGCCTTGGTATTGGCCTTGGCAGTTAATAGAGCGTTTAAGGGAAAAGACTTAACGATTTACGCCCTTGTAATACCGTTAACGATTAGCGACGTAGCGGCTGGATTAATATGGTACACCATGCTATCTGATTATGGGTTCATAAATAAGTTACTGCTTAATCTAGGCATAATTTCGAGTCCTATTCACTTCTTTGGATACGAGTACAGGATGATGGAATTCTTGGCAATAGTCATCGCTGAGGTTTGGAGGGCAACGGCAATAGTCTTCGTGATAATCTTGGCCGGGCTTCAGATGATAAGTAGGGAATACCTTGAAGCGGCCGAAGTCTTTGGGGCTGGATACTGGACTAGATTGAGAAGGATAGTCATTCCGATGCTTAAGCCAAGCATTCAGAGTGCCCTCATAATAAGGACGCTCTTCGCAATGCAGGTGTTCGGTGTCGTCTGGATTTTAGCTGGAAGGGATATACCCGTCTTAGCTGGAGAGGGTTTCTATCAATTGACGGAAATCAAGGATTATGGAGTTGCCTCAATATATGCCCTAACAATCGCGTTGCTCTCAATCTTCCTGGGGGCATTGTACGTTAAGTTCCTCAAGGCCGAGTACTTGGAGGTGAGAACGTGA
- a CDS encoding ABC transporter ATP-binding protein, with amino-acid sequence MVEVRLENLTKKFGNFTAVNKLNLTIKDGEFLVLLGPSGCGKTTTLRMIAGLEEPTEGKIYFGDREVTYLPPRERNISMVFQSYAVWPHMTVYDNIAFPLKIKKFPRDEIDKRVRWAAELLQIEELLDRYPAQLSGGQRQRVAVARAIVVEPDVLLMDEPLSNLDAKLRVAMRAEIKKLQQKLKVTTIYVTHDQVEAMTMGDRIAVMNRGQLLQVGPPTEVYLKPNSVFVATFIGAPEMNIVEVSVGDGYLEGKGFKIELPQDIMELLRDYIGKTVLFGIRPEHMTVEGVSELAHMKKTAKLNAKVDFVEALGTDTILHVKFGDELVKVKLPGHIPIEVGKEVTIVIDLDMMHVFDKDTEKAII; translated from the coding sequence ATGGTGGAAGTTAGGCTCGAAAACTTAACTAAGAAATTCGGAAACTTTACAGCGGTGAATAAGCTAAACCTAACGATCAAAGATGGTGAGTTCTTAGTTCTCCTGGGGCCGAGTGGCTGTGGGAAGACTACGACGCTAAGGATGATTGCAGGCTTAGAGGAACCTACCGAGGGCAAGATATACTTCGGGGATAGGGAAGTGACGTATCTGCCTCCAAGGGAGAGGAACATAAGCATGGTCTTTCAAAGCTATGCCGTTTGGCCTCACATGACGGTTTACGATAACATAGCATTCCCACTAAAGATAAAGAAGTTCCCCAGGGATGAGATAGATAAGAGGGTAAGATGGGCCGCGGAGCTTTTACAAATAGAGGAACTTTTAGATAGGTATCCTGCCCAGCTCTCCGGAGGTCAAAGGCAAAGGGTTGCCGTGGCCAGGGCAATAGTCGTTGAGCCCGATGTTCTCTTAATGGATGAGCCATTAAGCAATTTGGATGCGAAGCTTAGGGTTGCGATGAGAGCTGAAATAAAAAAGTTGCAACAGAAGCTTAAGGTCACCACAATCTACGTTACCCACGATCAAGTTGAGGCCATGACGATGGGGGATAGGATTGCAGTTATGAACAGGGGACAGTTACTTCAAGTTGGACCTCCCACGGAAGTTTACCTTAAGCCAAACTCCGTCTTCGTGGCCACATTCATCGGAGCTCCCGAGATGAACATAGTTGAAGTCTCTGTAGGAGATGGTTACTTAGAGGGGAAAGGGTTCAAAATAGAGTTGCCCCAGGATATCATGGAACTCCTTAGGGATTACATTGGAAAAACTGTTCTATTTGGAATTAGACCAGAGCACATGACCGTTGAAGGGGTTAGCGAGCTAGCTCATATGAAAAAGACTGCAAAGCTCAATGCTAAGGTTGATTTCGTTGAGGCCTTGGGAACTGACACCATACTCCACGTTAAATTTGGGGATGAGCTAGTCAAGGTTAAGCTCCCTGGGCACATTCCAATTGAAGTCGGGAAGGAAGTAACCATCGTTATAGACCTTGACATGATGCACGTATTTGACAAAGATACAGAAAAGGCGATAATATGA